In Alloyangia pacifica, the following proteins share a genomic window:
- the clpA gene encoding ATP-dependent Clp protease ATP-binding subunit ClpA, with the protein MPSFSNSLEQAIHSALALANSRSHEFATLEHLLLALIDEPDAARVMKACSVDTEELRTTLVEFIDEDLSNLVTDIEGSEAVPTAAFQRVIQRAAIHVQSSGRTEVTGANVLVAIFAERESNAAYFLQEQDMTRYDAVNFIAHGVAKNPAYGESRPVTGAQESEEETKTESAQASDNKESALAKYCVDLNAKSRKGDVDPLIGREHEVERCIQVLCRRRKNNPLLVGDPGVGKTAIAEGLARKIVSGDTPEVLSNTTIYSLDMGALLAGTRYRGDFEERLKAVVTELEEHPDAVLFIDEIHTVIGAGATSGGAMDASNLLKPALQGGKLRTMGSTTYKEFRQHFEKDRALSRRFQKIDVSEPSVEDAVKILKGLKPYFEEHHSVKYTQDAIKTAVELSARYINDRKLPDKAIDVIDEAGAAQHLVAESKRRKTIGTKEIEDVVAKIARIPPKNVSKNDAEVLKDLEATLKRVVFGQDNAIEALSSAIKLARAGLREPEKPIGNYLFAGPTGVGKTEVAKQLASSLGVELLRFDMSEYMEKHAVSRLIGAPPGYVGFDQGGQLTDGVDQHPHCVLLLDEIEKAHPDVYNILLQVMDHGALTDHNGRTVDFRNVILIMTSNAGAAEQAKAAIGFNRDRREGEDTAAIERTFTPEFRNRLDAVISFQPLPKEVILSVVEKFVLQLEAQLMDRNVAIELTKPAAEWLAEKGYDDKMGARPLGRVIQENIKKPLAEELLFGKLVKGGVVKVTVKDDKLVLKTEGPDKLRLSSRKPPLLTAD; encoded by the coding sequence GTGCCTTCATTCTCGAACTCTCTTGAGCAGGCAATTCACTCGGCCCTGGCGCTGGCGAACTCCCGCAGCCACGAATTTGCGACTCTTGAGCACCTTCTCCTGGCCCTCATCGACGAACCCGACGCCGCCCGCGTGATGAAAGCCTGCTCGGTCGACACCGAGGAGCTGCGCACCACGCTTGTTGAATTCATCGACGAAGACCTTTCCAACCTGGTCACCGACATCGAGGGATCGGAGGCCGTGCCGACGGCCGCGTTCCAGCGCGTGATTCAGCGCGCCGCGATCCACGTCCAGAGCTCTGGCCGCACCGAGGTGACCGGGGCCAACGTGCTCGTCGCGATCTTCGCCGAGCGCGAGAGCAACGCCGCCTACTTCCTGCAAGAGCAGGACATGACCCGTTACGACGCAGTCAACTTCATCGCTCACGGCGTGGCGAAAAACCCCGCCTACGGCGAGAGCCGCCCGGTCACCGGCGCGCAGGAGTCGGAGGAAGAAACGAAAACCGAGAGCGCACAGGCCTCCGACAACAAGGAGTCGGCACTGGCCAAGTACTGCGTGGATCTCAACGCCAAGTCCCGCAAGGGCGACGTGGACCCGCTGATCGGCCGCGAGCACGAAGTGGAGCGCTGCATCCAGGTGCTCTGCCGCCGCCGCAAGAACAATCCGCTGCTGGTGGGTGACCCCGGCGTCGGCAAGACCGCCATCGCCGAAGGCCTGGCGCGCAAGATCGTCAGCGGCGACACCCCCGAGGTGCTCTCGAACACCACCATCTACTCGCTCGACATGGGCGCGCTGCTCGCAGGCACCCGCTACCGCGGCGACTTCGAGGAGCGCCTCAAGGCCGTGGTGACCGAACTCGAGGAACACCCGGACGCGGTGCTCTTTATCGACGAGATCCACACGGTGATCGGCGCTGGCGCGACTTCCGGCGGTGCCATGGATGCCTCGAACCTCCTGAAGCCCGCGCTTCAGGGCGGCAAGCTGCGCACCATGGGTTCGACCACCTACAAGGAGTTCCGCCAGCACTTCGAGAAGGACCGCGCGCTCAGCCGCCGGTTCCAGAAGATCGACGTGAGCGAGCCCTCGGTCGAGGATGCGGTGAAAATCCTCAAGGGCCTCAAGCCCTATTTCGAGGAGCACCACTCGGTCAAATACACCCAGGACGCGATCAAGACCGCGGTCGAACTGTCGGCTCGCTACATCAACGACCGCAAGCTGCCCGACAAGGCCATCGACGTCATCGACGAGGCCGGCGCCGCGCAGCACCTGGTGGCCGAGAGCAAGCGCCGCAAGACCATCGGCACCAAGGAGATCGAGGATGTGGTCGCCAAGATCGCCCGCATCCCGCCGAAGAACGTGTCGAAGAACGACGCCGAGGTGCTCAAGGACCTCGAGGCGACGCTCAAGCGGGTGGTCTTCGGTCAGGACAATGCCATCGAGGCGCTGTCCTCGGCGATCAAGCTGGCACGCGCCGGCCTGCGCGAGCCCGAAAAGCCGATCGGCAACTATCTCTTCGCCGGTCCCACAGGCGTCGGCAAGACCGAGGTGGCCAAGCAGCTGGCAAGCTCGCTCGGGGTGGAACTGCTGCGCTTCGACATGTCCGAGTACATGGAGAAACACGCGGTCAGCCGCTTGATCGGCGCCCCGCCGGGCTATGTCGGCTTCGACCAGGGCGGCCAGCTCACCGACGGCGTGGACCAGCACCCGCACTGCGTGCTCCTGCTCGACGAGATCGAGAAGGCGCACCCGGATGTCTACAACATCCTGCTGCAGGTGATGGACCACGGCGCGCTGACCGACCACAACGGCCGGACCGTGGACTTCCGCAACGTGATCCTCATCATGACCTCCAACGCCGGTGCGGCGGAGCAGGCCAAGGCGGCCATCGGCTTCAACCGTGACCGCCGCGAGGGCGAGGACACCGCCGCCATCGAGCGGACCTTCACGCCGGAATTCCGCAACCGTCTGGACGCGGTCATCAGCTTCCAGCCGCTGCCGAAAGAGGTCATCCTCTCGGTGGTCGAGAAGTTCGTGTTGCAACTCGAGGCACAGCTCATGGATCGCAACGTGGCCATCGAGCTCACCAAGCCGGCAGCCGAATGGCTGGCTGAAAAGGGCTACGACGACAAGATGGGCGCCCGCCCGCTGGGCCGCGTGATCCAGGAGAACATCAAGAAGCCGCTGGCCGAGGAGCTGCTCTTCGGCAAGCTGGTCAAGGGCGGCGTGGTCAAGGTCACGGTCAAGGACGACAAGCTCGTGCTGAAGACCGAAGGCCCGGACAAGCTGCGGCTCTCCTCGCGCAAGCCGCCTCTGCTGACCGCCGACTGA
- the gloB gene encoding hydroxyacylglutathione hydrolase, which produces MPLEIVTIPCLSDNYAYLVKGPEGAILIDAPEAAPIEAALDARGWTLDAILITHHHHDHVGGIAALRARYGCTVIGPRAEAARIDGLDQLVGGGDEFSIAGVGVHVIDVPGHTLGHIAFYMPQAQAAFTADSLMALGCGRLFEGDAAMMWASMQRLMALPADTMICSGHEYTSANARFALTIEPQNAELKSRSDAIAKARTEGRATASCALSEELATNPFLRPDSPEIRERLGLTEATDAVVFAEIRARKDRF; this is translated from the coding sequence ATGCCCCTCGAGATCGTCACCATCCCCTGCCTGAGCGACAACTACGCCTATCTGGTGAAGGGGCCCGAGGGCGCGATCCTGATCGATGCCCCCGAGGCGGCACCGATCGAGGCGGCCCTCGATGCGCGGGGCTGGACGCTGGACGCGATTCTCATCACCCATCACCACCATGACCACGTCGGGGGAATCGCGGCGCTGCGTGCGCGCTACGGCTGCACCGTGATCGGCCCGCGCGCCGAGGCGGCAAGGATCGACGGGCTCGACCAGCTGGTCGGCGGCGGCGACGAGTTCTCGATCGCGGGCGTCGGCGTGCATGTGATCGACGTGCCCGGCCACACGTTGGGCCACATCGCCTTCTATATGCCGCAGGCGCAGGCCGCCTTCACCGCCGACAGCCTCATGGCATTGGGCTGCGGACGACTGTTCGAAGGCGATGCCGCGATGATGTGGGCGTCGATGCAGCGGCTGATGGCGCTGCCGGCGGACACGATGATTTGCTCGGGCCACGAATACACTTCCGCCAACGCAAGATTTGCGCTTACTATTGAACCTCAGAACGCCGAGCTTAAATCTCGGAGTGACGCCATCGCCAAAGCCCGGACAGAGGGGCGAGCTACCGCCTCCTGCGCGCTGTCCGAGGAACTGGCCACCAACCCTTTCCTGCGACCGGACTCCCCCGAGATCCGCGAGCGGCTCGGCTTGACCGAGGCGACGGACGCCGTTGTCTTTGCCGAAATCCGCGCCAGGAAAGACCGCTTCTAG
- a CDS encoding methyltransferase domain-containing protein: protein MHPDVQALRDFYYRSALGRAARGALRDQVLRFWPEAQGLNVAGYGFAVPVLRPYLAQARRVMALMPAPQGVMRWPAGMPNVSVLAEEMLWPVETGHLDRLVVMHGLETCTNVAALLDECYRTLGPGGEVLFIVPNRSGLWARSETTPFGQGRPYSLSQLDTQLRAHDFLRVSNASVLYQPPSTRRFWMKTAPVWERIGRTVPAVMAGGVLMVRASKRYPPQRKGIGEKVRVPNPLEVLSPVPSKEPKPV from the coding sequence ATGCATCCGGACGTGCAGGCGCTTCGCGACTTCTACTATCGCAGCGCGCTTGGCCGCGCGGCGCGCGGCGCGCTGCGCGACCAGGTGCTGCGATTCTGGCCCGAGGCGCAGGGGCTCAACGTGGCGGGCTACGGATTTGCGGTGCCGGTGCTGCGCCCCTATCTCGCGCAGGCGCGCCGGGTCATGGCGCTGATGCCCGCGCCGCAGGGGGTGATGCGCTGGCCGGCGGGGATGCCGAACGTCTCGGTGCTGGCCGAAGAGATGCTTTGGCCGGTGGAAACCGGGCATCTCGACCGGCTGGTGGTCATGCATGGTCTCGAGACCTGCACAAATGTAGCCGCGCTGCTCGACGAGTGTTACCGCACGCTGGGGCCGGGGGGAGAGGTGCTGTTCATCGTCCCCAACCGCTCGGGCCTCTGGGCGCGCTCCGAAACCACGCCCTTCGGTCAGGGCCGCCCCTATTCGCTCAGCCAGCTCGACACGCAACTCCGGGCGCATGACTTCCTGCGGGTCTCGAACGCCTCGGTGCTTTACCAGCCGCCCTCGACCCGCCGCTTCTGGATGAAGACTGCCCCGGTCTGGGAGCGGATCGGCCGCACGGTGCCGGCGGTGATGGCCGGAGGCGTCCTTATGGTGCGCGCCTCGAAGCGCTACCCGCCGCAGCGCAAGGGGATCGGCGAGAAGGTCCGCGTGCCGAACCCGCTGGAGGTCCTGAGCCCGGTGCCAAGCAAGGAGCCGAAGCCGGTCTGA
- a CDS encoding F0F1 ATP synthase subunit delta — MDVSEPASISSGIAARYATAVFGIAKEEKALDKLESGIDDLSAALDESAELKDLISSPVYTREAQGKAIMAVAAKMGLAPVLTNTLGLMASKRRLFALPQLIAHLREMIAAEKGEVTAEVTSAIELTPAQASELAATLKSQIGSDVKIKSTVDESLIGGLVVKVGSKMVDTSIRAKLNSLQNAMKEVG; from the coding sequence GTGGACGTGTCTGAACCAGCTTCGATCTCCAGCGGCATCGCGGCGCGCTATGCCACGGCGGTCTTTGGGATCGCCAAAGAGGAAAAGGCGCTCGACAAGCTCGAGAGCGGTATCGACGATCTGTCCGCCGCACTCGACGAGAGCGCCGAGCTGAAGGATCTGATCTCTTCGCCGGTCTACACCCGCGAAGCGCAGGGCAAGGCAATCATGGCTGTCGCCGCGAAGATGGGCCTCGCGCCCGTGCTGACGAATACGCTGGGCCTGATGGCCTCCAAGCGTCGTCTCTTCGCGCTGCCGCAGCTGATCGCTCACCTGCGCGAGATGATCGCGGCAGAGAAGGGCGAGGTGACCGCCGAGGTGACCTCCGCCATCGAGCTGACCCCGGCTCAGGCCTCCGAGCTTGCCGCGACGCTGAAGTCGCAGATCGGCTCGGATGTGAAGATCAAATCGACCGTGGATGAGAGCCTCATCGGCGGTCTCGTTGTTAAGGTGGGCTCGAAGATGGTCGACACGTCGATCCGCGCGAAGCTCAACTCCCTCCAGAATGCAATGAAAGAGGTCGGATAA
- the atpA gene encoding F0F1 ATP synthase subunit alpha: MGIQAAEISAILKEQIKNFGQEAEVAEVGRVLSVGDGIARVHGLDSVKAGEMVEFPGGIMGMALNLESDNVGVVIFGSDRDIKEGDIVKRTNSIVDVPAGEALLGRVVDGLGNPLDGKGPIAASERRVADVKAPGIIPRKSVHEPMATGLKSVDAMIPIGRGQRELIIGDRQTGKTAIALDTILNQKSYNDAAGDDDSKKLYCVYVAIGQKRSTVAQLVKRLEATGAIDYSIVVAATASDPAPMQYLAPYTATAMAEYFRDNGKHALIIYDDLSKQAVSYRQMSLLLRRPPGREAYPGDVFYLHSRLLERSAKLNEDHGSGSLTALPIIETQGGDVSAFIPTNVISITDGQIFLETELFFQGIRPAVNTGLSVSRVGSSAQTKAMSSVAGPVKLSLAQYREMAAFAQFGSDLDASTQKLLNRGARLTELMKQPQYSPLTNAEIVCIIFAGTNGYLDSVPVKEVGKYEAALLAFLRGQRKDILEWIENDDPKIKGEPADKLKAVLDEFAATYA; the protein is encoded by the coding sequence ATGGGTATCCAAGCAGCCGAGATTTCTGCGATCCTAAAGGAGCAGATCAAGAACTTCGGTCAGGAGGCCGAAGTCGCAGAAGTGGGTCGCGTGCTCTCCGTCGGTGACGGCATCGCGCGTGTCCACGGTCTCGACAGCGTGAAAGCCGGCGAGATGGTCGAATTCCCGGGCGGCATCATGGGCATGGCGCTGAACCTGGAATCGGACAACGTCGGTGTGGTGATCTTCGGCTCCGACCGGGACATCAAGGAAGGCGACATCGTCAAGCGCACCAACTCGATCGTGGACGTGCCGGCGGGCGAAGCCCTGCTTGGCCGCGTGGTCGATGGCCTTGGCAACCCGCTTGACGGCAAGGGCCCGATCGCCGCTTCCGAGCGCCGCGTCGCAGACGTGAAGGCACCGGGCATCATCCCGCGTAAGTCGGTGCACGAGCCGATGGCAACCGGCCTCAAGTCGGTCGACGCGATGATCCCGATCGGCCGCGGTCAGCGCGAGCTGATCATCGGCGACCGCCAGACCGGCAAGACCGCGATCGCGCTCGACACCATCCTGAACCAGAAGTCGTACAACGACGCTGCCGGCGATGACGACAGCAAGAAGCTGTACTGCGTCTACGTGGCTATCGGCCAGAAGCGCTCGACCGTTGCGCAGCTGGTGAAGCGTCTGGAAGCCACCGGCGCGATCGATTACTCGATCGTCGTGGCCGCAACCGCGTCCGACCCGGCTCCGATGCAGTACCTCGCGCCCTACACCGCGACCGCGATGGCCGAGTACTTCCGCGACAACGGCAAGCACGCGCTCATCATCTACGATGACCTGTCCAAGCAGGCCGTGTCCTACCGCCAGATGTCGCTGCTGCTGCGTCGTCCGCCGGGCCGTGAAGCGTATCCGGGCGACGTGTTCTATCTCCACTCGCGCCTGCTCGAGCGTTCGGCAAAGCTGAACGAAGATCACGGGTCCGGCTCGCTGACCGCGCTGCCGATCATCGAGACCCAGGGCGGCGACGTGTCGGCCTTCATCCCGACCAACGTGATCTCGATCACCGACGGCCAGATCTTCCTCGAGACCGAACTGTTCTTCCAAGGCATCCGCCCCGCCGTGAACACCGGTCTGTCGGTGTCGCGCGTCGGCTCCTCGGCTCAGACCAAGGCGATGTCCTCGGTTGCTGGCCCGGTGAAACTGTCGCTCGCGCAGTATCGCGAGATGGCGGCCTTCGCCCAGTTCGGCTCGGACCTCGATGCCTCGACCCAGAAGCTGCTGAACCGCGGCGCACGTCTGACCGAGCTGATGAAGCAGCCGCAGTACTCGCCGCTGACCAACGCCGAGATCGTCTGCATCATCTTCGCAGGCACCAACGGCTATCTGGACAGCGTTCCGGTCAAGGAAGTCGGCAAGTACGAAGCTGCCCTGCTCGCGTTCCTGCGCGGCCAGCGCAAGGACATCCTCGAATGGATCGAAAACGACGATCCGAAGATCAAGGGTGAACCCGCGGACAAGCTGAAGGCAGTGCTCGACGAATTCGCCGCGACCTACGCCTGA
- a CDS encoding F0F1 ATP synthase subunit gamma — protein sequence MPSLKDLKNRISSVKSTRKITKAMQMVAAAKLRRAQDAAEMSRPYTERFNALLGSLAASVGGSATAPKLLSGTGKDDVQMLVVMTAERGLCGGFNSSIVKKARTHIETLKAEGKTVKILTVGKKGREQLKRDYGDLFVGHVDLSEVKKIGYADAQNIAKDILVRFDNEEFDVATIFYSKFQSVISQVPTAQQVIPAQFDAPEGDAGGSTLYEYEPGEEAILADLLPRGVATQIFSALLENAASEQGARMSAMDNATRNAGEMIDKLTIEYNRSRQAVITNELIEIISGAEAL from the coding sequence ATGCCTAGCCTCAAGGACCTCAAAAACCGCATCTCCTCGGTCAAATCGACCCGGAAGATCACCAAGGCCATGCAAATGGTGGCCGCCGCAAAACTGCGGCGGGCACAGGATGCAGCCGAGATGTCGCGGCCCTATACCGAGCGCTTCAACGCGCTGCTCGGTAGCCTGGCCGCGTCGGTGGGCGGTAGCGCAACGGCGCCGAAACTGCTCTCGGGCACCGGGAAGGACGACGTGCAGATGCTCGTCGTCATGACCGCCGAGCGCGGGCTTTGCGGGGGCTTCAACAGCTCCATCGTGAAGAAGGCGCGGACCCATATCGAAACGCTCAAGGCCGAAGGCAAGACGGTGAAGATTCTCACCGTCGGAAAGAAGGGCCGCGAGCAGCTCAAGCGTGACTACGGCGATCTGTTCGTCGGTCACGTCGACCTGAGCGAAGTGAAGAAAATCGGTTACGCCGATGCTCAGAACATCGCGAAGGACATCCTCGTTCGTTTCGACAACGAGGAATTCGACGTGGCGACCATCTTCTATTCGAAGTTCCAGTCGGTGATCTCTCAGGTCCCGACGGCGCAGCAGGTGATCCCGGCGCAGTTCGACGCGCCCGAGGGAGATGCTGGCGGGTCCACGCTCTACGAATACGAGCCCGGTGAGGAAGCCATCCTTGCCGATCTTCTGCCCCGTGGTGTCGCAACCCAGATCTTCTCGGCTCTGCTGGAGAACGCGGCTTCGGAACAGGGGGCTCGGATGAGCGCCATGGACAACGCCACGCGCAACGCGGGCGAGATGATCGACAAGCTGACGATCGAGTACAACCGCTCGCGTCAGGCGGTCATCACCAACGAACTGATCGAAATCATCTCGGGCGCCGAGGCGCTCTAA
- the atpD gene encoding F0F1 ATP synthase subunit beta, which translates to MANAKGKVTQVIGAVVDVKFDDHLPEILNALTTENDGKKLVLEVAQHLGENTVRTIAMDATEGLVRGQAVADTGGPISVPVGNATLGRILNVVGEPVDEQGPVNAEETRAIHQPAPLFDEQSTESEILVTGIKVIDLLAPYSKGGKIGLFGGAGVGKTVLIMELINNIAKVHSGYSVFAGVGERTREGNDLYHEMIESNVIKPDNLSESQVALVYGQMNEPPGARARVALTGLTLAEQFRDQSGTDVLFFVDNIFRFTQAGSEVSALLGRIPSAVGYQPTLATDMGAMQERITSTKNGSITSIQAVYVPADDLTDPAPATTFAHLDATTVLNRAISELGIYPAVDPLDSSSRLMDPAVVGQEHYDVAFAVQGILQRYKSLQDIIAILGMDELSEEDKLTVARARKIQRFLSQPFDVAKVFTGSDGVQVPLEDTISSFKAVVNGEYDHLPEGAFYMVGGIDEVLAKAEKMAADAA; encoded by the coding sequence ATGGCAAACGCAAAAGGCAAAGTGACCCAGGTCATCGGCGCCGTGGTCGACGTGAAGTTCGACGACCACCTGCCCGAGATTCTGAACGCGCTGACCACCGAAAACGACGGCAAGAAACTGGTTCTTGAAGTCGCCCAGCACCTGGGTGAGAACACTGTTCGCACCATCGCGATGGACGCAACCGAAGGTCTCGTCCGCGGCCAGGCCGTGGCAGACACCGGCGGCCCGATCTCGGTGCCGGTCGGCAACGCGACCCTCGGCCGCATCCTGAACGTCGTCGGCGAGCCGGTCGACGAGCAGGGCCCGGTGAACGCCGAAGAAACCCGTGCCATCCACCAGCCCGCTCCGCTGTTCGACGAACAGTCGACCGAGTCGGAAATCCTGGTCACCGGCATCAAGGTCATCGACCTGCTGGCGCCCTACTCGAAGGGCGGCAAGATCGGCCTCTTCGGCGGCGCCGGCGTGGGCAAGACCGTTCTCATCATGGAACTGATCAACAACATCGCAAAGGTGCATTCGGGCTACTCAGTGTTCGCCGGTGTTGGCGAGCGGACCCGTGAGGGCAACGACCTTTACCACGAGATGATCGAATCCAACGTCATCAAGCCCGACAACCTGTCGGAATCGCAGGTGGCGCTGGTCTACGGCCAGATGAACGAGCCGCCGGGAGCCCGTGCTCGCGTCGCCCTGACCGGCCTGACCTTGGCCGAGCAGTTCCGTGACCAGTCCGGCACCGACGTTCTGTTCTTCGTCGACAACATCTTCCGCTTCACGCAGGCAGGCTCCGAGGTGTCCGCACTTCTCGGCCGTATCCCCTCCGCTGTGGGCTACCAGCCGACGCTGGCAACCGACATGGGCGCGATGCAGGAACGCATCACCTCGACGAAGAACGGCTCGATCACCTCGATCCAGGCCGTCTACGTTCCCGCGGACGACCTCACCGACCCGGCACCGGCCACGACCTTCGCGCACCTCGACGCGACGACGGTTCTCAACCGTGCCATCTCAGAACTCGGCATCTACCCCGCCGTGGACCCGCTCGACAGCTCGTCGCGTCTGATGGACCCGGCCGTTGTCGGCCAGGAACACTACGACGTGGCCTTTGCCGTGCAGGGTATCCTCCAGCGCTACAAGTCGCTGCAGGACATCATCGCGATCCTCGGCATGGACGAACTGTCGGAAGAGGACAAGCTGACCGTGGCCCGCGCCCGGAAGATCCAGCGTTTCCTCAGCCAGCCGTTCGACGTGGCAAAGGTGTTCACCGGCTCCGACGGTGTGCAGGTTCCGCTCGAGGACACCATCTCGTCCTTCAAGGCCGTGGTGAACGGTGAGTACGACCACCTGCCGGAAGGCGCCTTCTACATGGTCGGCGGCATCGACGAGGTGCTCGCGAAGGCCGAGAAAATGGCGGCTGACGCAGCCTGA
- a CDS encoding F0F1 ATP synthase subunit epsilon yields the protein MAETMQFDLVSPERNLMSAAVKAVQIPGTEGDLTAMPNHAPMITTLRPGILKVETETGTEEFVVTGGFAEIGQSVSVLAEKAVPHGDMDQATYDALVEEAVMAYKAAKEAAPENEPGPVDEAAKLLQDMVAVGTHIGLDPKAANLNY from the coding sequence ATGGCTGAAACGATGCAATTCGACCTGGTGAGCCCCGAGCGCAACCTGATGTCGGCTGCTGTCAAGGCAGTGCAGATTCCGGGCACCGAGGGCGATCTGACGGCCATGCCCAACCATGCGCCGATGATCACCACGCTGCGTCCGGGCATCCTCAAGGTCGAGACCGAGACCGGCACCGAAGAGTTCGTCGTCACCGGCGGCTTTGCCGAGATCGGTCAGTCGGTCAGCGTGCTGGCCGAAAAGGCCGTGCCGCATGGCGACATGGACCAGGCGACCTACGACGCGCTCGTGGAAGAAGCTGTCATGGCCTACAAGGCCGCGAAGGAAGCTGCTCCCGAGAACGAGCCGGGCCCCGTGGACGAGGCGGCCAAGCTGCTTCAGGACATGGTGGCGGTGGGCACGCACATCGGGCTCGACCCGAAAGCGGCCAACCTCAACTACTGA
- a CDS encoding H-type lectin domain-containing protein, whose translation MRKLRGAWVGIEQGSEDLFSEFESGGDMWTGSGERERRRWVAFSERFAIPPNVQVALSLWDIDNGGNIRADLGAENVSEAGFDMVFRTWSDTRVARVRLSWMAIGEVRGEDDWLID comes from the coding sequence ATGCGGAAATTGCGCGGCGCCTGGGTCGGCATCGAGCAGGGCAGCGAAGACCTGTTCTCGGAATTCGAGAGCGGCGGCGACATGTGGACCGGTTCGGGCGAACGCGAACGGAGGCGGTGGGTTGCCTTTTCCGAGCGCTTCGCCATCCCGCCGAACGTTCAGGTCGCGCTGTCGCTGTGGGATATCGACAATGGCGGGAACATCCGTGCCGACCTCGGTGCCGAGAACGTCTCGGAAGCCGGGTTCGACATGGTGTTCCGCACATGGTCCGACACGCGCGTGGCGCGCGTGCGTCTGTCTTGGATGGCGATCGGAGAGGTGCGGGGCGAGGATGACTGGCTCATCGACTAG
- a CDS encoding DUF1127 domain-containing protein has translation MATTDIHSLPTETHRGALARMIERFTLARSRRAEYHRVVRELDAFSDRDLADIGFHRANIRDIAWQAAYGR, from the coding sequence ATGGCAACGACCGACATTCACAGTCTTCCGACCGAGACCCACCGCGGTGCGCTTGCCCGCATGATCGAACGCTTCACACTCGCCCGCTCGCGCCGCGCCGAATACCATCGCGTCGTCCGCGAACTCGACGCCTTCAGCGACCGCGATCTGGCGGACATCGGGTTTCACCGCGCCAATATCCGCGACATCGCCTGGCAAGCCGCCTACGGCCGCTAA
- a CDS encoding GNAT family N-acetyltransferase, which yields MTSRPPLLRRARPSDLDQIVLIVEAAYSHYIPRMGQKPGPMLDDYAALIAAERVHVAELDDAVAGVLVLLPQADAMLLDNIAVSPQAQGKGLGRALMDFAEAKARAAGLSRIRLYTNLLMTENLVLYPRLGYRETGRVHENGFDRVYFEKPI from the coding sequence ATGACCTCGCGCCCGCCGCTACTCCGGCGGGCGCGCCCCTCCGACCTCGATCAGATCGTATTGATCGTCGAGGCGGCCTATTCCCACTATATCCCGCGCATGGGTCAAAAACCCGGCCCGATGCTCGACGACTACGCGGCGCTGATCGCCGCCGAACGCGTCCACGTGGCCGAGCTGGACGACGCAGTCGCCGGGGTGCTGGTGCTGCTGCCTCAGGCCGACGCGATGCTGCTCGACAATATTGCCGTCTCGCCGCAAGCACAGGGCAAGGGCCTCGGCCGCGCCCTGATGGACTTTGCCGAGGCCAAGGCGCGCGCGGCGGGGCTAAGCCGAATCCGGCTCTACACGAACCTGCTGATGACCGAAAATCTCGTGCTTTACCCGCGGCTCGGGTACCGCGAGACCGGTCGGGTCCACGAAAACGGCTTTGACCGGGTCTATTTCGAAAAACCTATCTAG